Proteins encoded by one window of Arabidopsis thaliana chromosome 2, partial sequence:
- the TOC132 gene encoding multimeric translocon complex in the outer envelope membrane 132 produces the protein MGDGTEFVVRSDREDKKLAEDRISDEQVVKNELVRSDEVRDDNEDEVFEEAIGSENDEQEEEEDPKRELFESDDLPLVETLKSSMVEHEVEDFEEAVGDLDETSSNEGGVKDFTAVGESHGAGEAEFDVLATKMNGDKGEGGGGGSYDKVESSLDVVDTTENATSTNTNGSNLAAEHVGIENGKTHSFLGNGIASPKNKEVVAEVIPKDDGIEEPWNDGIEVDNWEERVDGIQTEQEVEEGEGTTENQFEKRTEEEVVEGEGTSKNLFEKQTEQDVVEGEGTSKDLFENGSVCMDSESEAERNGETGAAYTSNIVTNASGDNEVSSAVTSSPLEESSSGEKGETEGDSTCLKPEQHLASSPHSYPESTEVHSNSGSPGVTSREHKPVQSANGGHDVQSPQPNKELEKQQSSRVHVDPEITENSHVETEPEVVSSVSPTESRSNPAALPPARPAGLGRASPLLEPASRAPQQSRVNGNGSHNQFQQAEDSTTTEADEHDETREKLQLIRVKFLRLAHRLGQTPHNVVVAQVLYRLGLAEQLRGRNGSRVGAFSFDRASAMAEQLEAAGQDPLDFSCTIMVLGKSGVGKSATINSIFDEVKFCTDAFQMGTKRVQDVEGLVQGIKVRVIDTPGLLPSWSDQAKNEKILNSVKAFIKKNPPDIVLYLDRLDMQSRDSGDMPLLRTISDVFGPSIWFNAIVGLTHAASVPPDGPNGTASSYDMFVTQRSHVIQQAIRQAAGDMRLMNPVSLVENHSACRTNRAGQRVLPNGQVWKPHLLLLSFASKILAEANALLKLQDNIPGRPFAARSKAPPLPFLLSSLLQSRPQPKLPEQQYGDEEDEDDLEESSDSDEESEYDQLPPFKSLTKAQMATLSKSQKKQYLDEMEYREKLLMKKQMKEERKRRKMFKKFAAEIKDLPDGYSENVEEESGGPASVPVPMPDLSLPASFDSDNPTHRYRYLDSSNQWLVRPVLETHGWDHDIGYEGVNAERLFVVKEKIPISVSGQVTKDKKDANVQLEMASSVKHGEGKSTSLGFDMQTVGKELAYTLRSETRFNNFRRNKAAAGLSVTHLGDSVSAGLKVEDKFIASKWFRIVMSGGAMTSRGDFAYGGTLEAQLRDKDYPLGRFLTTLGLSVMDWHGDLAIGGNIQSQVPIGRSSNLIARANLNNRGAGQVSVRVNSSEQLQLAMVAIVPLFKKLLSYYYPQTQYGQ, from the coding sequence ATGGGAGATGGGACTGAGTTTGTGGTTAGGTCAGATAGGGAAGATAAGAAGCTTGCTGAGGATAGAATTAGTGATGAGCAAGTAGTGAAGAATGAGTTGGTGAGATCTGATGAAGTAAGGGATGATAACGAGGACGAGGTTTTTGAGGAAGCGATTGGTTCAGAGAATGATGagcaggaggaggaggaggatccAAAACGTGAATTGTTTGAATCTGATGATTTGCCTTTAGTGGAAACTCTTAAAAGTTCTATGGTTGAGCATGAAGTGGAGGATTTTGAAGAGGCAGTGGGTGATTTGGATGAAACGAGTAGCAATGAAGGGGGTGTTAAAGATTTTACGGCTGTTGGAGAGAGCCATGGTGCGGGAGAGGctgaatttgatgttttggctACTAAAATGAATGGTGATAAGGGGGAAGGAGGTGGAGGTGGTTCTTATGATAAAGTTGAATCGAGCTTGGATGTTGTTGATACCACTGAGAATGCTACATCAACTAATACTAATGGTTCCAATTTAGCAGCTGAGCATGTGGGTATTGAAAACGGAAAGACTCATTCTTTTTTGGGAAATGGAATCGCCTCTcctaaaaataaagaagtgGTGGCTGAAGTTATCCCTAAAGATGATGGGATTGAGGAACCATGGAATGATGGCATTGAAGTCGATAATTGGGAGGAAAGAGTTGATGGCATACAGACAGAACAAGAGGTTGAGGAAGGTGAAGGAACAACTGAAAATCAATTTGAGAAACGGACAGAAGAAGAGGTTGTAGAAGGTGAAGGAACAAGTAAGAATCTATTTGAGAAACAGACAGAACAAGATGTTGTGGAAGGTGAAGGAACAAGTAAGGATCTATTTGAGAATGGTTCAGTATGTATGGACAGTGAGTCCGAGGCAGAAAGAAATGGTGAGACTGGTGCCGCCTACACAAGTAATATCGTTACTAATGCTTCAGGTGACAATGAAGTATCAAGTGCTGTGACTTCATCTCCATTGGAGGAATCTAGTTCCGGGGAAAAGGGAGAGACTGAAGGGGACAGTACTTGTTTAAAACCAGAGCAACACTTGGCTTCTTCGCCGCACTCATATCCTGAGTCAACTGAAGTTCACAGCAATAGTGGCTCCCCTGGGGTAACTAGTAGAGAACACAAACCAGTTCAAAGTGCTAATGGAGGACATGATGTTCAGAGTCCTCAACCAAATAAGGAGCTTGAGAAGCAGCAAAGCAGCAGAGTACATGTAGATCCAGAGATTACAGAAAATTCACATGTGGAAACAGAACCTGAGGTAGTAAGTTCTGTTTCACCAACAGAGTCTAGAAGTAATCCTGCGGCATTACCACCTGCTCGTCCAGCAGGTCTTGGTCGTGCTTCTCCTCTTTTGGAACCTGCATCACGTGCTCCTCAACAGTCTCGCGTCAATGGGAATGGGTCTCACAATCAGTTTCAGCAAGCTGAAGACTCTACCACTACAGAGGCTGATGAGCATGATGAGACCCGCGAGAAGCTCCAGTTGATCAGGGTAAAATTTTTGAGGCTTGCACATAGACTAGGGCAAACCCCGcataatgttgttgttgctcaGGTTTTATACAGGCTTGGATTGGCTGAGCAGTTGAGGGGCAGAAATGGAAGCCGTGTTGGTGCTTTTAGTTTTGATCGCGCTAGTGCCATGGCAGAACAGCTTGAGGCTGCTGGACAGGATCCACTTGATTTTTCTTGTACGATTATGGTTCTCGGAAAAAGTGGGGTTGGTAAAAGTGCAACGATCAATTCTATATTTGATGAAGTGAAATTTTGTACTGATGCATTCCAGATGGGGACAAAGAGGGTTCAAGATGTTGAGGGTTTGGTTCAGGGAATTAAGGTACGGGTGATTGACACTCCCGGTCTCTTACCTTCCTGGTCTGATCAAGCCAAGAATGAGAAGATCCTGAATTCTGTTAAGGCTTTCATCAAGAAGAATCCACCTGACATTGTACTATATCTTGATAGGTTGGATATGCAAAGCAGAGATTCTGGTGACATGCCTCTCCTGCGCACCATAAGTGATGTTTTTGGTCCTTCGATATGGTTTAATGCCATTGTGGGTTTGACTCATGCCGCTTCTGTTCCACCAGATGGCCCAAATGGCACTGCTTCTAGCTATGATATGTTTGTTACACAACGTTCTCATGTCATCCAGCAGGCCATTCGCCAAGCAGCTGGAGATATGAGGCTCATGAACCCTGTTTCTTTAGTTGAGAATCACTCAGCTTGCAGGACTAATCGGGCAGGCCAGAGAGTATTACCGAATGGCCAAGTGTGGAAGCCACATTTGTTGCTACTCTCATTTGCATCTAAGATTCTAGCAGAAGCAAATGCTCTTTTGAAGTTGCAAGATAATATTCCAGGGAGACCATTTGCAGCTCGGTCCAAGGCTCCGCCATTACCATTTCTCCTTTCATCGCTTCTGCAATCAAGACCACAACCTAAGCTTCCTGAACAGCAGtatggtgatgaagaagatgaagatgatttaGAAGAATCATCAGATTCAGACGAAGAATCAGAGTATGATCAGCTTCCTCCGTTTAAGAGTTTGACTAAAGCTCAGATGGCTACGCTTAGTAAATCTCAGAAGAAGCAGTATCTCGATGAAATGGAGTACCGAGAGAAACTTTTAATgaagaagcaaatgaaagaggaaagaaagagacgTAAGATGTTTAAGAAATTTGCTGCAGAGATTAAAGATTTGCCTGATGGGTATAGTGAAAATGTGGAAGAGGAGAGTGGTGGACCTGCATCAGTTCCAGTTCCTATGCCAGATTTATCTCTACCTGCGTCTTTTGACTCTGATAACCCTACTCACCGCTACCGGTACCTTGATTCCTCCAATCAGTGGCTTGTTAGGCCAGTCCTGGAAACTCATGGGTGGGATCATGATATTGGTTATGAAGGTGTGAATGCAGAACGGCTCTTtgttgtaaaagaaaaaataccaATATCTGTCTCAGGTCAAGTGACAAAAGACAAGAAGGATGCAAATGTGCAGCTAGAAATGGCCAGCTCGGTTAAACATGGAGAGGGTAAATCAACTTCCCTAGGTTTCGACATGCAAACTGTTGGAAAGGAATTGGCTTATACTCTTCGAAGCGAAACGAGATTTAACAATTTCAGGAGAAACAAGGCTGCAGCTGGTCTTTCTGTAACACACTTGGGTGATTCGGTTTCTGCGGGGTTGAAAGTCGAAGATAAGTTTATTGCTAGTAAATGGTTCAGAATCGTAATGTCTGGTGGAGCTATGACTAGTCGGGGAGATTTTGCTTATGGTGGTACTTTGGAAGCTCAGTTGAGAGATAAAGATTATCCGCTTGGTCGGTTTTTGACTACTCTTGGACTTTCTGTAATGGATTGGCACGGTGATCTTGCTATTGGAGGGAACATACAGTCTCAGGTTCCCATTGGACGTTCCTCTAATTTAATTGCTCGTGCTAATCTGAACAATAGAGGAGCAGGGCAAGTAAGTGTTCGTGTTAACAGCTCCGAGCAGCTCCAACTTGCTATGGTTGCGATTGTTCCTCTCTTCAAGAAGCTACTTAGTTATTATTACCCGCAAACGCAATATGGACAATGA
- the PRORP2 gene encoding proteinaceous RNase P 2 (proteinaceous RNase P 2 (PRORP2); FUNCTIONS IN: antiporter activity, drug transmembrane transporter activity; INVOLVED IN: drug transmembrane transport, transmembrane transport; LOCATED IN: nucleus; EXPRESSED IN: male gametophyte, cultured cell; EXPRESSED DURING: M germinated pollen stage; CONTAINS InterPro DOMAIN/s: Ribonuclease Zc3h12a-like (InterPro:IPR021869), Multi antimicrobial extrusion protein MatE (InterPro:IPR002528); BEST Arabidopsis thaliana protein match is: proteinaceous RNase P 3 (TAIR:AT4G21900.1); Has 397 Blast hits to 377 proteins in 89 species: Archae - 0; Bacteria - 0; Metazoa - 82; Fungi - 0; Plants - 249; Viruses - 0; Other Eukaryotes - 66 (source: NCBI BLink).), translating to MAASDQHRSRRHDESSSRPNKKKKVSRNPETNLLFNLNSCSKSKDLSAALALYDAAITSSEVRLSQQHFQTLLYLCSASITDISLQYLAIDRGFEIFDRMVSSGISPNEASVTSVARLAAAKGNGDYAFKVVKEFVSVGGVSIPRLRTYAPALLCFCEKLEAEKGYEVEEHMEAAGIALEEAEISALLKVSAATGRENKVYRYLHKLREYVGCVSEETLKIIEEWFCGEKAGEVGDNGIGSDVGMLREAVLNNGGGWHGHGWVGEGKWTVKKGNVSSTGRCLSCSEQLACVDTNEVETQKFVDSLVALAMDRKTKMNSCETNVVFSEFQDWLEKHGDYEAIVDGANIGLYQQNFVDGSFSLSQLESVMKELYRESGNNKWPLILLHKRRVKTLLENPTHRNLVEEWISNGVLYATPPGSNDDWYWLYAAAKLKCLLVTNDEMRDHIFELLGSTFFQKWKERHQVRYTFVKGNLKLEMPSPFSVVIQESEKGSWHFPVSCENNEESSRTWMCISRQSILDSPKSNGKIP from the exons ATGGCTGCTTCTGATCAACACCGGTCTCGCCGTCACGACGAGAGCTCTTCAAGAcccaacaagaagaagaaggtaagcAGAAACCCAGAAACAAATCTCCTCTTCAATCTCAATTCATGCTCCAAGTCCAAGGACCTCTCAGCTGCATTAGCACTTTATGATGCAGCCATCACTTCCAGTGAAGTACGTCTCAGCCAGCAACATTTTCAAACGCTTCTGTACCTATGCTCAGCTTCCATTACTGACATATCTCTTCAATACCTTGCCATTGACCGTGGTTTCGAGATTTTTGATCGTATGGTTAGTTCGGGGATAAGTCCTAATGAGGCATCTGTTACTTCAGTGGCTAGACTGGCTGCTGCTAAAGGTAATGGTGATTATGCTTTCAAGGTTGTTAAGGAGTTTGTTTCTGTTGGAGGTGTGTCGATTCCTCGTCTGAGGACATATGCGCCggctttgctctgtttctgcGAGAAGTTGGAGGCTGAAAAGGGTTATGAGGTAGAAGAGCACATGGAAGCTGCAGGTATTGCATTGGAGGAGGCAGAGATATCGGCTTTGTTGAAGGTAAGTGCTGCCACGGGTCGAGAAAACAAGGTTTATAGATATTTACATAAGTTGAGGGAATATGTTGGCTGCGTTAGTgaagaaactttgaaaattattGAGGAATGGTTCTGTGGAGAAAAAGCTGGTGAGGTTGGTGATAATGGAATTGGTTCTGATGTTGGGATGCTTAGAGAAGCTGTTTTGAATAATGGAGGTGGGTGGCACGGGCATGGGTGGGTTGGGGAGGGTAAATGGACTGTAAAGAAAGGTAATGTTAGCTCAACAGGAAGATGTTTGAGCTGCAGTGAGCAGTTAGCTTGTGTAGATACCAATGAGGTAGAAACACAGAAGTTTGTGGATTCTTTGGTGGCTTTGGCTATGGATAGGAAGACAAAGATGAATTCATGTGAGACAAATGTGGTCTTCAGCGAGTTTCAG GACTGGCTTGAGAAACATGGAGATTACGAAGCTATAGTAGATGGAGCAAATATTGGGCTCtaccaacaaaattttgtagatGGCAGTTTCAGTCTTTCACAG CTTGAATCTGTGATGAAGGAACTTTACCGTGAAAGTGGTAATAACAAATGGCCCCTAATTCTATTGCACAAGAGACGGGTCAAGACGCTTTTAGAAAACCCAACTCACCGGAATCTGGTTGAAGAATGGATTAGTAACGGTGTCCTGTATGCAACTCCACCAGGTTCCAATGATGATTG GTATTGGCTGTATGCTGCTGCTAAGCTCAAGTGTTTGCTtgtgacaaatgatgagatgAGAGACCACATTTTTGAACTCTTAGGGAGTACTTTTTTCCAAAAGTGGAAAGAAAGACATCAG GTCCGGTATACTTTTGTGAAAGGTAACCTGAAGCTTGAAATGCCGTCTCCTTTTTCGGTTGTCATTCAG GAATCAGAGAAAGGGTCATGGCATTTCCCGGTCTCATGCGAAAACAATGAAGAGTCTTCAAGAACTTGGATGTGTATTAGCAGACAAAGTATTTTAGATTCACCTAAGAGTAATGGGAAGATTCCTTAG
- a CDS encoding Pollen Ole e 1 allergen and extensin family protein (Pollen Ole e 1 allergen and extensin family protein; LOCATED IN: endomembrane system; EXPRESSED IN: 21 plant structures; EXPRESSED DURING: 13 growth stages; CONTAINS InterPro DOMAIN/s: Pollen Ole e 1 allergen/extensin (InterPro:IPR006041); Has 30201 Blast hits to 17322 proteins in 780 species: Archae - 12; Bacteria - 1396; Metazoa - 17338; Fungi - 3422; Plants - 5037; Viruses - 0; Other Eukaryotes - 2996 (source: NCBI BLink).) — MDPNHNNLLIFVAFFVLCLATNGVTGYATVTGSVFCDQCKDGERSLFDFPVSGIKISVTCADENGQVYMSREETTNWLGGYVMRFDGTPDLSNCYAQVSDNGVQQDPSSCSIASGPAQKLKLMFSFFGIETFAADALLAQPVQPSSFCPKPPTAPVMPPPQVPVMPPPQVPVKPHPKVPVISPDPPATLPPPKVPVISPDPPTTLPPPLVPVINLPPVTSPPQFKLPPLPQIPPMPFVEPSACSHQLWMKPEYRCYWRAIGPDTKVAVAFGLVAGRIYGTDMTVREALDGRGEAYKTLLREATTALLNSYNSLGFPYNSVAVITYTNLALLGNSEHDVLMTAIRFIKANSGTCRFTVCN; from the exons ATGGATCCAAATCATAATAATCTTCTCATCTTTGTAGCCTTTTTTGTTCTCTGCTTAGCCACCAATGGTGTAACCGGATATGCCACGGTCACAGGCTCGGTGTTTTGTGACCAATGCAAGGATGGAGAGagatctttgtttgattttcctGTCTCTG GAATCAAGATTAGTGTCACATGTGCTGATGAAAATGGACAGGTCTATATGTCAAGAGAAGAGACTACTAATTGGCTTGGAGGATATGTAATGAGATTTGATGGGACACCGGATCTAAGTAACTGTTATGCTCAAGTTTCAGACAATGGAGTTCAACAAGACCCAAGTAGCTGCAGCATTGCTTCAGGTCCTGCACAGAAACTTAAACTAATGTTCAGCTTTTTTGGGATTGAAACGTTTGCTGCGGATGCCCTTCTTGCTCAACCAGTTCAGCCAAGTTCTTTTTGTCCTAAACCACCCACAGCTCCGGTCATGCCTCCTCCTCAAGTTCCGGTAATGCCTCCTCCTCAGGTCCCGGTTAAGCCTCATCCTAAGGTCCCGGTTATAAGTCCTGATCCTCCAGCTACATTGCCTCCTCCTAAGGTCCCGGTTATAAGTCCTGATCCTCCAACTACATTGCCTCCTCCTCTGGTCCCGGTCATAAATCTTCCTCCAGTTACATCACCTCCTCAGTTTAAGCTTCCACCATTGCCTCAAATCCCTCCAATGCCATTTGTAGAGCCATCAGCTTGTTCTCACCA GTTGTGGATGAAACCTGAGTACAGATGCTACTGGAGGGCGATAGGTCCAGACACAAAGGTCGCAGTTGCATTTGGGCTAGTAGCCGGGAGAATATACGGCACAGATATGACAGTACGAGAAGCGCTTGACGGGCGAGGAGAAGCCTATAAGACACTTCTAAGAGAGGCAACAACTGCATTGCTCAATTCATACAACTCTCTAGGATTTCCTTATAATTCCGTCGCTGTGATCACATATACCAATCTGGCTCTCCTCGGGAATTCGGAACACGATGTCCTCATGACTGCTATTCGTTTCATCAAGGCTAATTCCGGGACCTGCAGATTCACAGTCTGCAATTGA
- the PRORP2 gene encoding proteinaceous RNase P 2 translates to MVSSGISPNEASVTSVARLAAAKGNGDYAFKVVKEFVSVGGVSIPRLRTYAPALLCFCEKLEAEKGYEVEEHMEAAGIALEEAEISALLKVSAATGRENKVYRYLHKLREYVGCVSEETLKIIEEWFCGEKAGEVGDNGIGSDVGMLREAVLNNGGGWHGHGWVGEGKWTVKKGNVSSTGRCLSCSEQLACVDTNEVETQKFVDSLVALAMDRKTKMNSCETNVVFSEFQDWLEKHGDYEAIVDGANIGLYQQNFVDGSFSLSQLESVMKELYRESGNNKWPLILLHKRRVKTLLENPTHRNLVEEWISNGVLYATPPGSNDDWYWLYAAAKLKCLLVTNDEMRDHIFELLGSTFFQKWKERHQVRYTFVKGNLKLEMPSPFSVVIQESEKGSWHFPVSCENNEESSRTWMCISRQSILDSPKSNGKIP, encoded by the exons ATGGTTAGTTCGGGGATAAGTCCTAATGAGGCATCTGTTACTTCAGTGGCTAGACTGGCTGCTGCTAAAGGTAATGGTGATTATGCTTTCAAGGTTGTTAAGGAGTTTGTTTCTGTTGGAGGTGTGTCGATTCCTCGTCTGAGGACATATGCGCCggctttgctctgtttctgcGAGAAGTTGGAGGCTGAAAAGGGTTATGAGGTAGAAGAGCACATGGAAGCTGCAGGTATTGCATTGGAGGAGGCAGAGATATCGGCTTTGTTGAAGGTAAGTGCTGCCACGGGTCGAGAAAACAAGGTTTATAGATATTTACATAAGTTGAGGGAATATGTTGGCTGCGTTAGTgaagaaactttgaaaattattGAGGAATGGTTCTGTGGAGAAAAAGCTGGTGAGGTTGGTGATAATGGAATTGGTTCTGATGTTGGGATGCTTAGAGAAGCTGTTTTGAATAATGGAGGTGGGTGGCACGGGCATGGGTGGGTTGGGGAGGGTAAATGGACTGTAAAGAAAGGTAATGTTAGCTCAACAGGAAGATGTTTGAGCTGCAGTGAGCAGTTAGCTTGTGTAGATACCAATGAGGTAGAAACACAGAAGTTTGTGGATTCTTTGGTGGCTTTGGCTATGGATAGGAAGACAAAGATGAATTCATGTGAGACAAATGTGGTCTTCAGCGAGTTTCAG GACTGGCTTGAGAAACATGGAGATTACGAAGCTATAGTAGATGGAGCAAATATTGGGCTCtaccaacaaaattttgtagatGGCAGTTTCAGTCTTTCACAG CTTGAATCTGTGATGAAGGAACTTTACCGTGAAAGTGGTAATAACAAATGGCCCCTAATTCTATTGCACAAGAGACGGGTCAAGACGCTTTTAGAAAACCCAACTCACCGGAATCTGGTTGAAGAATGGATTAGTAACGGTGTCCTGTATGCAACTCCACCAGGTTCCAATGATGATTG GTATTGGCTGTATGCTGCTGCTAAGCTCAAGTGTTTGCTtgtgacaaatgatgagatgAGAGACCACATTTTTGAACTCTTAGGGAGTACTTTTTTCCAAAAGTGGAAAGAAAGACATCAG GTCCGGTATACTTTTGTGAAAGGTAACCTGAAGCTTGAAATGCCGTCTCCTTTTTCGGTTGTCATTCAG GAATCAGAGAAAGGGTCATGGCATTTCCCGGTCTCATGCGAAAACAATGAAGAGTCTTCAAGAACTTGGATGTGTATTAGCAGACAAAGTATTTTAGATTCACCTAAGAGTAATGGGAAGATTCCTTAG
- a CDS encoding Protein kinase superfamily protein (Protein kinase superfamily protein; FUNCTIONS IN: protein kinase activity, ATP binding; INVOLVED IN: protein amino acid phosphorylation; LOCATED IN: cellular_component unknown; CONTAINS InterPro DOMAIN/s: Serine-threonine/tyrosine-protein kinase (InterPro:IPR001245), Protein kinase-like domain (InterPro:IPR011009); BEST Arabidopsis thaliana protein match is: protein kinase-related (TAIR:AT3G23650.1); Has 12444 Blast hits to 12366 proteins in 175 species: Archae - 0; Bacteria - 0; Metazoa - 10; Fungi - 0; Plants - 12429; Viruses - 0; Other Eukaryotes - 5 (source: NCBI BLink).), translated as MKLVLEGVDSFETLRVVGTFNCIDPDYVGSKRVTKKADVYAFEVILMELITGRKANYETLSVDEQNLVMWLRPKIKISTFLNLVDGTIATDKETIKRIKKIAKLAEYCTSQEVESRPLRASRTKSGNEVTSED; from the exons ATGAAGCTCGTACTCGAGGGAGTAGACTCATTTGAGACATTAAGAGTGGTGGGAACCTTCAACTGTATTGATCCAGATTATGTTG GTTCTAAGAGGGTCACAAAAAAAGCGGATGTATATGCATTCGAGGTGATTCTAATGGAGTTGATCACAGGAAGAAAAGCGAATTATGAGACTTTGAGTGTTGATGAACAAAATCTGGTCATGTGGTTACGTCCGAAGATTAAAATTTCAACATTCTTGAACTTGGTTGATGGCACCATAGCAACGGACAAAGAAACCATtaagagaatcaagaagattGCAAAATTGGCTGAATATTGCACTTCTCAAGAAGTTGAAAGTAGACCATTAAGAGCATCAAGAACAAAATCTGGTAATGAAGTTACGTCCGAAGATTAA